One part of the Fusobacterium pseudoperiodonticum genome encodes these proteins:
- a CDS encoding YARHG domain-containing protein, whose amino-acid sequence MKKILLLCLFSILSIFSFANDWEFGSEGEHIIPLKGSAVAIKKEKITLKLTEDGMLVNVKFTFNSPNAENKIIGFVTPESGNNEEYEENYSKTKRKAEPLKIKNFKTFVNGKEVKSNVELLSKLLSRGVLDNNVIKEYVEEEKNFYNYVYYFNANFKQGENVVEHSYYYTGSYGIFERDFAYVVTTIAKWKNKTVEDFEIEVIPGKHFVKLPYTFWKNGKKIDWQISGKGKMVSIAPTNPNSDESYGIDKYGAVYLNLDNGSVKYKTKNFSPDTDFYMVRIDNIPGFDFEFPAGKVQGYRFKEGDYKFNDSFNTLLSSDDNDLKNLSDLQLDILRNYPYAIAGYDFARKDLKDYYSEFIWYRPTSKNVKINPIYNDLIKSIDKIKASRKK is encoded by the coding sequence ATGAAAAAAATTTTATTACTATGCTTATTTAGCATTTTAAGTATTTTTTCATTTGCTAATGACTGGGAATTTGGATCTGAAGGAGAACATATAATTCCTTTAAAAGGTTCAGCAGTTGCTATAAAAAAGGAAAAAATCACTTTAAAATTAACTGAAGATGGAATGCTTGTAAATGTTAAATTCACATTTAATAGTCCAAATGCTGAAAATAAAATAATAGGTTTTGTTACACCTGAAAGTGGAAACAATGAGGAATATGAAGAAAATTATTCTAAGACTAAAAGAAAAGCAGAACCTTTAAAAATTAAAAACTTTAAAACTTTTGTCAATGGAAAAGAAGTAAAATCTAATGTTGAATTATTATCTAAATTACTTTCAAGAGGAGTTTTAGATAATAATGTTATTAAAGAATATGTAGAAGAAGAAAAAAACTTCTATAACTATGTTTATTACTTCAATGCAAACTTTAAACAAGGAGAAAATGTTGTAGAACACAGTTATTATTACACTGGTTCTTATGGAATTTTTGAAAGAGATTTTGCTTATGTTGTAACTACTATTGCTAAATGGAAAAACAAGACTGTTGAAGATTTTGAAATTGAAGTTATTCCAGGAAAACACTTTGTAAAATTACCTTATACTTTCTGGAAAAATGGTAAAAAGATTGATTGGCAAATTTCTGGTAAAGGAAAGATGGTTTCTATAGCTCCAACTAATCCAAATAGTGATGAAAGCTATGGAATTGATAAGTATGGTGCTGTTTATTTAAATCTTGATAATGGTTCTGTAAAATACAAAACTAAAAACTTCTCTCCTGATACAGATTTCTATATGGTTCGTATAGATAATATTCCAGGTTTCGACTTTGAATTTCCTGCAGGAAAAGTACAAGGTTATAGATTTAAAGAAGGAGACTATAAGTTTAATGACTCATTCAATACTTTATTAAGTTCTGATGACAATGATTTAAAAAATCTAAGTGACTTACAACTTGATATTCTACGTAACTATCCTTATGCTATTGCTGGATATGATTTTGCTAGAAAAGATTTAAAAGACTATTACTCAGAATTTATCTGGTATAGACCTACATCTAAAAATGTAAAGATTAATCCTATCTATAATGATTTAATTAAATCAATCGATAAAATCAAGGCTAGTAGAAAAAAATAA